A portion of the Pedobacter cryoconitis genome contains these proteins:
- a CDS encoding DUF58 domain-containing protein: MGMHTDQSEYQLNSNLELLAKQVVEGFITGLHKSPFHGFSVEFAEHRAYNNGDNVRNIDWKLFARTDKLYTKRYEEETNLRCQFVIDTSSSMYFPQGDYTKLTFSVQAVAALIELLKKQRDAFGLSLFTDQLVLNTLARSTTMHQKYLFTHLEEALKAPKLNVGTELSTCLHQVAESIHKRSMVVIFTDLLTANGADDNQEDLFSALQHLKFNKHEVIIFNVSDKAKEVDFDFENRPYQFVDLETGELLKANAASVKEAYLKSYGDYRQLLTLKCAQYKIDLIDADIAAGFSGVLAAYLIKRQKMN, encoded by the coding sequence ATGGGCATGCATACAGACCAGTCGGAATATCAATTGAACAGCAACCTGGAGTTACTCGCTAAACAGGTTGTAGAAGGATTTATTACGGGATTGCACAAAAGCCCTTTTCATGGGTTTTCTGTCGAATTTGCTGAACACAGAGCCTATAACAATGGTGATAATGTCAGGAATATTGATTGGAAGTTATTTGCCAGAACTGATAAACTTTATACCAAAAGATATGAAGAAGAGACTAACCTGCGCTGCCAGTTTGTAATTGATACTTCTTCCTCTATGTACTTTCCGCAAGGAGATTACACTAAACTTACCTTTTCCGTACAAGCAGTAGCCGCCCTGATTGAACTCCTCAAAAAACAAAGAGATGCCTTTGGCTTAAGCCTGTTTACAGATCAGCTGGTTTTAAATACACTAGCAAGATCGACAACTATGCACCAGAAGTATTTATTTACGCACTTAGAAGAAGCGCTGAAAGCCCCTAAGCTCAACGTAGGGACAGAATTAAGTACATGTCTGCACCAAGTAGCAGAATCAATTCACAAGCGCTCTATGGTGGTTATTTTTACTGATCTTTTAACTGCAAATGGGGCAGATGACAATCAGGAAGACTTATTCTCCGCGCTGCAGCACTTGAAATTTAATAAGCATGAAGTTATCATTTTCAATGTAAGTGATAAAGCTAAAGAAGTGGACTTCGATTTTGAGAACAGACCTTATCAATTTGTAGATCTGGAAACGGGAGAATTACTTAAAGCAAATGCAGCTAGCGTTAAAGAAGCTTATTTGAAATCCTATGGCGATTATCGTCAGCTGTTGACGTTAAAATGTGCACAATATAAAATAGACCTGATTGATGCTGATATAGCGGCAGGCTTTTCAGGCGTATTGGCCGCCTACCTGATCAAAAGGCAAAAAATGAATTAA
- a CDS encoding SusD/RagB family nutrient-binding outer membrane lipoprotein — MKKSYLYLSGIIFLVSITLSSCKKFDYYQINPNTPTQADPSLELANIEQTAFATITTEASLATRQLVYAQSSSTTQNYGWQRADFSYKNIAQVVKMEQEAARIGKPNYKYLGKFFRSYYIVGMTLTFGDVPYAQAMQALNNNFSDGALRPVYDAQEDIYLQVLNDLKLASDSLSASGGTINNDIIYNGDITQWKKAINTFSLRVLMSLSKKEANTKLNIKQRFNDIVSNPSKYPLLTSNDDNAKLTYYDIVGNRYPYNNNNSLKTDYYLDDSFVKMLKDLKDPRLFVYATQTPNSVTAGLSPKDFNAYTGLIGSAPVADNVQKMTTGNASAINRRYAYDAVNEPSVAIGYPELQFILAEAVARGWITGDINKFYTGGIRSAMLFSRYKGDLAYTLDDIETYLKQPAVTLQSGTLLPQVIMQRYINTFMNTGWQSFYEQRRTGFPTFETAGAGILNGGKIPKRWMYPTAELNNNGVNVDNAIKRQYPGGDDINGVMWLLQ, encoded by the coding sequence ATGAAAAAAAGTTATTTATATCTATCTGGTATTATTTTCTTAGTGAGTATTACTTTATCATCCTGCAAAAAGTTCGATTATTATCAAATAAACCCTAATACACCAACTCAGGCAGATCCTTCTCTGGAGTTAGCGAATATTGAACAAACAGCTTTTGCTACCATTACCACGGAGGCAAGTTTGGCTACACGTCAATTGGTTTACGCGCAAAGTTCCAGTACGACACAGAATTACGGCTGGCAAAGAGCAGACTTCTCTTATAAAAATATAGCGCAGGTAGTTAAAATGGAACAGGAAGCTGCCCGTATCGGCAAGCCGAATTATAAATACCTGGGGAAATTCTTCAGGTCCTATTATATCGTAGGGATGACCCTTACTTTTGGAGATGTTCCCTATGCTCAGGCCATGCAGGCACTAAATAACAATTTTTCTGATGGAGCCCTCAGACCTGTTTACGATGCGCAGGAAGATATCTATTTGCAAGTTTTGAATGACTTAAAATTGGCGAGTGACTCGCTGTCTGCTTCAGGAGGAACTATCAATAATGATATCATTTACAATGGAGATATCACACAATGGAAAAAAGCCATTAATACCTTTTCTCTAAGGGTATTGATGAGCCTTTCAAAAAAAGAAGCGAATACTAAACTCAATATCAAACAACGGTTCAATGATATAGTGTCTAATCCATCTAAATATCCATTGCTTACTTCTAATGATGATAATGCGAAGCTTACCTATTATGATATCGTGGGAAACCGTTATCCGTATAACAATAACAACAGCTTAAAAACAGATTATTATCTTGATGATTCATTTGTTAAAATGTTAAAAGACCTGAAAGACCCTCGTCTTTTTGTTTACGCCACCCAAACCCCTAACTCGGTTACTGCGGGTCTTTCACCCAAAGATTTTAATGCTTATACTGGTTTGATTGGTAGTGCTCCGGTTGCTGATAATGTGCAGAAGATGACTACTGGAAATGCCTCAGCTATTAACCGCAGATATGCTTATGATGCTGTGAATGAGCCAAGTGTTGCAATCGGCTACCCAGAGCTGCAATTTATCTTGGCAGAGGCAGTTGCAAGGGGCTGGATAACCGGAGACATTAACAAATTTTATACCGGTGGAATTAGAAGCGCAATGCTCTTTTCCAGGTACAAGGGAGATCTTGCCTATACGCTGGATGATATCGAAACTTATTTGAAACAGCCTGCTGTTACGCTGCAATCAGGAACATTACTACCTCAAGTAATTATGCAACGGTATATCAATACTTTTATGAATACAGGCTGGCAATCATTTTATGAACAAAGGCGTACGGGGTTCCCTACTTTTGAAACCGCTGGGGCAGGTATACTGAATGGTGGAAAAATACCTAAAAGATGGATGTATCCAACCGCAGAACTGAATAATAATGGCGTAAATGTAGATAATGCTATCAAACGTCAGTATCCTGGTGGAGATGACATCAATGGAGTGATGTGGTTATTACAATAA